Proteins encoded together in one Microbacterium oxydans window:
- a CDS encoding D-alanyl-D-alanine carboxypeptidase family protein — MKAPDQSTDGLSDFAELMTREQEFPSRRERIDPEVRRTRRRRGLLIAAACVFLVLAACGAYVGWALTAPVNPPAVSTRVPQAPAVGAASLADVPVAASAISISGADTYLGEEASGVWSTSGTGDPLPIASITKLITALVILDAVPLASADDPGPTITFTKSDHDLYDRYYVQGATIAPMPTGTSMSLHDALAAMLIPSASNYAEALSSRIFGSQNAFLGATRTWLSAHGLSGTTITEPTGISPRNTSTAADLLAIGKLAAAHPAIARIVSIPSISLPGAGQLYNTNGLLGTAGITGLKTGTLGEGTYSLLYTATLDVGASAPLAVTGVVLGGSSRESVNDGVIATLDSVRAGFHEVPVAKSGEEVGTISTPWGSSARLVIGETATIFTWSDTPIVVSMDIETPPTYRDGTVVGSVSWTAGPNTVTAPVVIEGSIDPPSEWWRLTHPSELGSTTDAEG; from the coding sequence TTGAAGGCGCCGGATCAATCGACGGACGGGCTGTCCGACTTCGCGGAGCTGATGACGCGCGAGCAGGAGTTCCCCTCCCGGCGTGAGCGAATCGACCCGGAGGTGCGCCGGACACGCCGGCGTCGGGGACTCCTCATCGCCGCCGCCTGCGTCTTCTTGGTCCTGGCCGCGTGCGGGGCATATGTCGGGTGGGCTCTCACCGCTCCGGTGAATCCCCCGGCCGTGTCCACGCGGGTGCCGCAGGCCCCGGCCGTCGGTGCCGCGTCCCTCGCCGACGTCCCCGTGGCCGCCTCCGCGATCAGCATCTCCGGCGCGGACACGTACCTCGGCGAGGAGGCGAGCGGAGTCTGGTCGACGAGCGGCACCGGCGACCCCCTCCCCATCGCGAGCATCACCAAGCTCATCACCGCGCTGGTCATCCTCGACGCCGTCCCGCTCGCCTCCGCCGACGACCCCGGACCCACGATCACGTTCACGAAGTCCGATCACGACCTCTACGACCGGTACTACGTGCAGGGTGCGACCATCGCCCCCATGCCCACGGGCACCTCGATGTCGCTGCACGATGCGCTGGCCGCCATGCTGATCCCCTCCGCGAGCAACTACGCCGAAGCGCTGTCGTCCCGGATCTTCGGATCTCAGAACGCGTTCCTCGGCGCGACGCGCACCTGGCTCTCCGCCCACGGGCTGAGCGGCACCACGATCACCGAGCCGACCGGCATCAGCCCTCGCAACACGAGCACCGCTGCCGATCTCCTGGCGATCGGGAAGCTCGCCGCCGCGCATCCGGCGATCGCTCGGATCGTCTCGATCCCGTCGATCTCACTTCCCGGCGCCGGCCAGCTCTACAACACCAATGGTCTCCTCGGCACCGCCGGGATCACGGGGTTGAAGACCGGCACCCTGGGCGAGGGCACGTACAGCCTGCTGTACACCGCCACGCTCGACGTGGGTGCCTCCGCTCCACTGGCGGTGACCGGTGTCGTCCTCGGAGGATCTTCCCGCGAGTCCGTGAACGACGGCGTGATCGCCACCTTGGACAGCGTCCGTGCCGGCTTCCATGAGGTGCCCGTCGCGAAGTCCGGGGAGGAGGTCGGCACGATCTCGACCCCGTGGGGGTCCTCCGCCCGGCTCGTCATCGGAGAGACCGCGACGATCTTCACGTGGTCGGACACGCCGATCGTCGTGTCGATGGACATCGAGACCCCGCCGACGTATCGGGATGGAACGGTGGTGGGGAGCGTCAGCTGGACCGCCGGCCCGAACACGGTCACCGCTCCGGTCGTGATCGAGGGGAGCATCGACCCGCCGTCCGAGTGGTGGCGGCTCACCCACCCCTCCGAGCTCGGTTCGACGACGGACGCCGAAGGCTGA
- a CDS encoding amidohydrolase, with translation MTIDLEALYIDLHQHPELSFQETRTAGIAAQHLRDLGLEVEEGVGVTGVVGVLRNPSTESGDGPVVWVRADMDALPVEEQTGLSYASTAKGVDPAGTTVPVMHACGHDMHVTAMIGAVEKLVAERSQWSGTLVVLIQPAEEYGAGARAMLDDGILDRYPKPDVVLGQHVTPLPAGIIGVRSGTQMAASDGLTVTLHGRGGHGSRPHATIDPVVMAAATVMRLQTIASREIDPQGVAVVTVGSIHAGLKNNIIPAEAKLELSLRYPNEEAREKVLASVERIVRAEATASGAEREPEIRTDHTLPATINDEDATTRVTAALQRALGEASVIDPGMFTGSEDVSWFARDAGAPLVFWFWGGVDPTRFAEAAAAGRLEQEIPTNHSPFFAPEIHPTIEVGVTALSAAAREFLG, from the coding sequence ATGACGATCGACCTCGAAGCGCTCTACATCGACCTGCATCAGCACCCCGAGCTCTCGTTCCAGGAGACGCGCACCGCGGGCATCGCCGCCCAGCATCTGCGCGACCTCGGCCTCGAGGTCGAAGAGGGCGTCGGGGTGACCGGCGTGGTCGGTGTGCTGCGCAACCCTTCGACGGAGTCCGGCGACGGGCCCGTCGTCTGGGTGCGCGCCGACATGGACGCGCTCCCCGTCGAGGAGCAGACGGGTCTGTCGTACGCGAGCACCGCGAAGGGCGTCGACCCCGCGGGCACGACCGTCCCCGTCATGCACGCCTGCGGCCACGACATGCACGTCACGGCGATGATCGGCGCGGTGGAGAAGCTCGTCGCCGAGCGCTCCCAATGGTCGGGCACCCTGGTCGTGCTGATCCAGCCCGCGGAGGAGTACGGCGCCGGTGCGCGCGCGATGCTCGACGACGGCATCCTCGACCGCTACCCGAAGCCCGACGTGGTGCTCGGCCAGCACGTCACCCCCCTGCCCGCCGGCATCATCGGGGTGCGCAGCGGCACGCAGATGGCGGCCTCCGACGGGCTCACCGTCACCCTGCACGGACGCGGCGGTCACGGCTCCCGCCCGCACGCCACGATCGACCCGGTCGTCATGGCCGCGGCGACCGTGATGCGCCTGCAGACCATCGCCTCGCGCGAGATCGACCCGCAGGGCGTGGCCGTCGTCACGGTCGGCTCGATCCACGCGGGGCTCAAGAACAACATCATCCCCGCGGAGGCGAAGCTCGAGCTGAGCCTGCGCTACCCGAACGAGGAGGCGCGCGAGAAGGTGCTCGCGAGCGTCGAGCGCATCGTGCGCGCCGAGGCGACGGCGTCCGGCGCGGAGCGCGAGCCCGAGATCCGCACCGACCACACCCTCCCCGCCACCATCAACGATGAGGACGCCACGACCCGGGTGACCGCGGCGCTGCAGCGGGCCCTCGGCGAAGCATCCGTCATCGACCCCGGCATGTTCACCGGGAGTGAGGACGTGTCGTGGTTCGCCCGTGACGCCGGCGCTCCCCTGGTGTTCTGGTTCTGGGGCGGCGTCGACCCGACCCGTTTCGCCGAGGCCGCGGCGGCGGGTCGCCTGGAGCAGGAGATCCCGACCAACCACTCGCCGTTCTTCGCGCCGGAGATCCACCCGACCATCGAGGTCGGCGTCACCGCGCTCTCGGCCGCGGCGCGGGAGTTCCTCGGCTAG
- a CDS encoding TetR/AcrR family transcriptional regulator yields MADSDQTVRVRPATLAKREQILKAAVEIFGNKGSTNGTLADVAEQVGITHAGVLHHFGSKQKLLLEVLAYRDQSDVAGLAKKHIPDGPELFLHLVRTAFANEKRPGIVQAYTVLSAESVTDDHPARGFFEDRYTTLRREVSAAFHELCVQEGVSDPDTIADAAAAILAVMDGLQMQWLLHPDTIELGGASEFAIQAIVNAVLRPGPTLSTYVHPA; encoded by the coding sequence GTGGCAGACAGCGACCAGACCGTACGCGTGCGCCCGGCGACCCTCGCCAAGCGGGAGCAGATCCTCAAGGCGGCCGTCGAGATCTTCGGCAACAAGGGATCCACCAACGGCACGCTGGCGGATGTCGCGGAGCAGGTGGGCATCACCCACGCCGGGGTCCTCCACCACTTCGGCTCCAAGCAGAAGCTGCTCCTCGAGGTGCTCGCGTACCGCGACCAGTCCGACGTCGCCGGTCTCGCCAAGAAGCACATCCCCGACGGCCCCGAGCTGTTCCTGCACCTCGTGCGCACGGCGTTCGCGAACGAGAAGCGTCCGGGCATCGTCCAGGCGTACACCGTGCTGTCCGCCGAGTCGGTGACGGACGACCACCCCGCCAGGGGCTTCTTCGAGGACCGCTACACGACGCTGCGTCGCGAGGTCTCGGCCGCGTTCCACGAGCTCTGCGTGCAGGAGGGCGTGTCCGATCCGGACACGATCGCCGACGCCGCCGCCGCGATCCTCGCCGTGATGGACGGGTTGCAGATGCAATGGCTCCTGCACCCCGACACCATCGAGCTCGGCGGGGCGAGCGAGTTCGCGATCCAGGCGATCGTGAACGCGGTGCTGCGCCCCGGGCCGACGCTGTCGACCTACGTGCATCCGGCCTGA
- a CDS encoding ABC transporter substrate-binding protein, with product MKLRKSLIAATAITALGISALAGCSAGGGNDDGAGNGAGTASLTIAKPDGAITTESNNPYVGDSSASKYGYGKVIFETLGLVNQTGDRGVTPWLAESIEWNDDYTVLTVVPRKDVTWSDGKPFTADDIVYSYELVSTPALDTAGLQFEGAEIDGDAVVLTFAESKYVNQARVLHVPIVPKHIWENLDDPATDPVKGDDLVGTGPYVLSNWSTESVTLEARDDYWGGDLAVPELHYVSYGDNTALTTALANGDADWAQAFIPQIEEQFLSADPEHNKFWAAPTTGSATLFMNLQQKPFDDPAFRQALAWVIDRDAYVDIAREGASEAVWSVTGLSSILEDEIQPEFKGEDYSVDAEKARDLLETAGYTWKDDALIDPDGAPVSFTLSVPSGWSDWNTAQELIAEDVTEAIGAEVKIDMPDWGGWADPRDNGTFSAIIHWLEDSGTAYGLYTSTMDPRWISPEGKAGFNFGRFDDPEATEALNSYANASSDDERTAALDTLQTIFSEEVPAIPLGAHPLLGEFNTRNYVGWPSDKDPYASADPTQQNIVQILTKLKPAE from the coding sequence ATGAAGCTCAGAAAGTCTCTGATCGCCGCGACTGCGATCACCGCCCTCGGTATCTCGGCACTGGCCGGATGCTCCGCCGGAGGAGGGAACGACGACGGCGCCGGCAACGGCGCCGGCACCGCCTCCCTCACGATCGCGAAGCCCGACGGCGCCATCACCACGGAGTCCAACAACCCGTACGTCGGCGACTCCTCCGCCTCGAAGTACGGCTACGGCAAGGTGATCTTCGAGACCCTCGGACTCGTGAACCAGACCGGCGACCGCGGCGTCACCCCGTGGCTCGCCGAGAGCATCGAGTGGAACGACGACTACACCGTCCTCACCGTCGTGCCGCGCAAGGACGTCACGTGGAGCGACGGCAAGCCCTTCACCGCCGACGACATCGTCTACTCGTACGAGCTCGTCTCGACCCCCGCGCTCGACACCGCGGGCCTCCAGTTCGAGGGCGCCGAGATCGACGGCGACGCGGTCGTGCTGACCTTCGCCGAGTCGAAGTACGTCAACCAGGCCCGCGTGCTGCACGTCCCGATCGTCCCCAAGCACATCTGGGAGAACCTCGACGACCCGGCCACCGACCCCGTCAAGGGCGACGACCTGGTCGGCACCGGCCCCTACGTCCTGTCGAACTGGTCGACCGAGTCGGTCACGCTCGAGGCCCGCGACGACTACTGGGGCGGCGACCTCGCCGTGCCCGAGCTGCACTACGTCTCCTACGGTGACAACACCGCGCTGACCACGGCCCTCGCCAACGGCGACGCGGACTGGGCGCAGGCGTTCATCCCGCAGATCGAGGAGCAGTTCCTCTCGGCCGACCCCGAGCACAACAAGTTCTGGGCTGCCCCGACCACCGGCTCCGCGACGCTGTTCATGAACCTGCAGCAGAAGCCGTTCGACGACCCGGCCTTCCGTCAGGCGCTCGCCTGGGTGATCGACCGCGACGCCTACGTCGACATCGCCCGCGAAGGCGCCAGCGAGGCGGTCTGGTCGGTGACCGGTCTGTCCTCCATCCTCGAGGACGAGATCCAGCCCGAGTTCAAGGGCGAGGACTACTCGGTCGATGCCGAGAAGGCCCGCGACCTGCTCGAGACCGCCGGCTACACCTGGAAGGACGACGCGCTGATCGACCCCGACGGCGCGCCCGTCTCCTTCACCCTGTCCGTCCCCTCCGGATGGAGCGACTGGAACACCGCGCAGGAGCTGATCGCGGAGGACGTGACCGAGGCCATCGGTGCCGAGGTCAAGATCGACATGCCGGACTGGGGCGGCTGGGCCGACCCCCGCGACAACGGCACCTTCTCGGCGATCATCCACTGGCTCGAGGACAGCGGCACGGCCTACGGCCTCTACACCTCGACCATGGACCCGCGCTGGATCTCGCCCGAGGGCAAGGCCGGCTTCAACTTCGGTCGCTTCGACGACCCGGAGGCGACGGAGGCCCTGAACTCGTACGCGAACGCCTCCTCGGACGACGAGCGCACCGCAGCACTCGACACGCTGCAGACGATCTTCTCGGAGGAGGTTCCGGCGATCCCGCTCGGCGCGCACCCGCTGCTGGGCGAGTTCAACACGCGCAACTACGTCGGATGGCCCTCGGACAAGGACCCGTACGCCTCTGCTGACCCGACTCAGCAGAACATCGTGCAGATCCTGACGAAGCTGAAGCCCGCCGAGTAA
- a CDS encoding ABC transporter ATP-binding protein codes for MPDPLLSVRDFSVVYDVDPPVEAVKNVTLELQRGEILGLAGESGCGKTTLAYGVQRLLRAPAVITNGSVTFHDVTGVDIDINALDVDAMQRFRWDKVSMVFQGAMNALNPVATIGSQLEDVFEIHRPDMNRRQRRAEAEELLEIVKVGRQRVRSFPHELSGGMRQRVMIAMALALRPQLMVMDEPTTALDVLVQREILKQISQLRHEFGFSVIFITHDLPLLLEISDRIAIMREGEIIELASAEHIWTQPEHEYTKTLLSSFPRLTGERGVLVR; via the coding sequence ATGCCAGACCCCCTGCTCAGCGTGCGCGACTTCTCGGTCGTGTACGACGTCGATCCGCCCGTCGAGGCGGTGAAGAACGTGACCCTCGAACTGCAGCGCGGTGAGATCCTCGGTCTCGCCGGTGAGAGCGGCTGCGGCAAGACGACGCTCGCCTACGGCGTGCAGCGTCTGCTGCGCGCACCCGCCGTCATCACGAACGGCAGTGTGACCTTCCACGACGTCACCGGCGTCGACATCGACATCAACGCGCTCGACGTGGATGCGATGCAGCGCTTCCGCTGGGACAAGGTGTCGATGGTGTTCCAGGGGGCGATGAACGCCCTGAACCCGGTCGCGACGATCGGCTCGCAGCTGGAGGACGTCTTCGAGATCCACCGTCCCGACATGAACCGCAGGCAGCGGCGTGCCGAGGCCGAGGAGCTGCTCGAGATCGTCAAGGTCGGACGCCAGCGCGTGCGCTCCTTCCCGCACGAGCTCTCCGGCGGCATGCGGCAGCGCGTCATGATCGCGATGGCCCTGGCGCTGCGCCCGCAGCTCATGGTGATGGACGAGCCGACCACGGCGCTCGACGTGCTGGTGCAGCGCGAGATCCTCAAGCAGATCTCGCAGCTGCGGCACGAGTTCGGCTTCTCGGTGATCTTCATCACCCACGACCTCCCTCTCCTCCTGGAGATCAGCGACCGGATCGCGATCATGCGCGAGGGCGAGATCATCGAGCTCGCCAGCGCCGAGCACATCTGGACGCAGCCCGAGCACGAGTACACGAAGACGCTGCTGTCCTCGTTCCCCCGCCTGACCGGGGAGAGAGGAGTGCTGGTGCGATGA
- a CDS encoding ABC transporter ATP-binding protein, whose translation MTTLEFRNVTKAYNVRGAGQIKALDDVSFTLTSGQTIGLVGQSGSGKSTIAKILTQLETPTSGEVLLDGKPIPRRGKGLRTYRQQLRMVFQDPFASLNPYHSIRYHVERPIRLDNVVPKKETEDEVRRLLERVRLDADAVIDRRPHELSGGQRQRVAIARALASRPSLLVADEPVSMLDVSIRLGVLNLLADLQREEGLGVLYITHDLATARHFSDEIMVLNQGRVVEYGAADDVILNPQDPYTRELRAASPDPDKHFASATPTGGAL comes from the coding sequence ATGACCACCCTCGAATTCCGCAACGTCACGAAGGCGTACAACGTCCGCGGGGCCGGCCAGATCAAGGCCCTCGACGACGTGAGCTTCACCCTGACCTCGGGTCAGACGATCGGCCTGGTCGGGCAGTCCGGCAGCGGCAAGTCCACGATCGCGAAGATCCTCACCCAGCTCGAGACCCCGACCAGCGGCGAGGTGCTGCTCGACGGCAAGCCCATCCCGCGTCGCGGCAAGGGCCTGCGCACGTACCGTCAGCAGCTGCGCATGGTGTTCCAGGATCCGTTCGCCTCGCTCAACCCGTACCACTCGATCCGCTACCACGTGGAGCGACCGATCCGTCTCGACAACGTGGTGCCCAAGAAGGAGACCGAGGATGAGGTGCGGCGGCTCCTCGAGCGCGTGCGCCTGGATGCGGATGCCGTGATCGACCGTCGCCCGCACGAGCTGTCCGGTGGGCAGCGGCAGCGTGTCGCGATCGCGCGCGCCCTGGCCTCGCGCCCCTCGCTCCTCGTCGCCGACGAGCCGGTCTCGATGCTCGACGTCTCGATCCGCCTCGGCGTTCTGAACCTGCTCGCCGACCTGCAGCGCGAGGAGGGGCTCGGCGTGCTCTACATCACCCACGACCTCGCCACCGCCCGCCACTTCAGCGACGAGATCATGGTCCTCAACCAGGGCCGCGTCGTGGAGTACGGCGCCGCCGACGACGTCATCCTCAACCCGCAGGACCCGTACACACGAGAGCTGCGAGCCGCTTCCCCCGACCCGGACAAGCACTTCGCGTCGGCGACTCCGACGGGAGGTGCCCTGTGA
- a CDS encoding ABC transporter permease, with amino-acid sequence MSTAFPQLDDNDLVARDALEVGTTATTAERGRRKFPWRFFAGRAGFYLFTLWAAITINFFLPRLMKGDAVSSYLARNRNVSPEAADALRILLGIDTDKSLWQQYIEYWGMLLRGDLGISTLHGLRPVAEVLASALPWTLGLVGIATIISFAIGTVAGAIVGWKRGSKLDAIIPVTTFFNTIPYFWLGLIAIAIFSSTLKWFPSSHAYDKGQSPEWSFDFIGQVIMHGTLPALTIVVASLGGWVLGMRNMMLTVLDDDYITVAQAKGMPNKRVLWGYAARNAVLPQIQSFALSIGFIVGGTIVMEMVFSYPGVGKLLLDATNAKDFALMQGVFLVITLSVLVANILADVVYAYLDPRTRQMES; translated from the coding sequence GTGAGCACCGCATTCCCCCAGCTCGACGACAACGACCTCGTCGCCCGCGACGCGCTCGAGGTCGGCACCACCGCGACCACCGCCGAACGCGGGCGCCGGAAGTTCCCGTGGCGCTTCTTCGCCGGCCGCGCGGGCTTCTACCTGTTCACGCTGTGGGCGGCCATCACGATCAACTTCTTCCTGCCGCGCCTCATGAAGGGCGACGCGGTCAGCTCGTATCTCGCGCGCAACCGCAACGTCAGCCCCGAGGCGGCCGATGCCCTGCGCATCCTGCTCGGCATCGACACCGACAAGTCGCTCTGGCAGCAGTACATCGAGTACTGGGGGATGCTGCTGCGCGGCGACCTCGGCATCTCGACGCTGCACGGCCTGCGCCCGGTCGCCGAGGTGCTCGCCTCGGCGCTGCCCTGGACGCTCGGACTCGTCGGCATCGCGACCATCATCTCGTTCGCGATCGGCACGGTCGCCGGCGCCATCGTCGGCTGGAAGCGCGGCAGCAAGCTCGACGCGATCATCCCCGTGACGACCTTCTTCAACACGATCCCGTACTTCTGGCTCGGCCTCATCGCGATCGCGATCTTCTCGTCGACCCTGAAGTGGTTCCCCTCCTCGCACGCCTACGACAAGGGGCAGTCCCCGGAGTGGAGCTTCGACTTCATCGGCCAGGTGATCATGCACGGCACCCTGCCGGCGCTGACCATCGTGGTCGCCTCGCTCGGCGGCTGGGTCCTCGGGATGCGCAACATGATGCTCACCGTCCTCGACGACGACTACATCACGGTCGCGCAGGCCAAGGGCATGCCCAACAAGCGGGTGCTGTGGGGCTACGCCGCCCGCAACGCGGTGCTGCCGCAGATCCAGAGCTTCGCGCTGTCGATCGGCTTCATCGTCGGCGGCACGATCGTGATGGAGATGGTGTTCAGCTACCCGGGCGTCGGAAAGCTCCTGCTCGACGCGACCAACGCCAAGGACTTCGCCCTGATGCAGGGCGTGTTCCTGGTGATCACTCTGTCCGTGCTGGTGGCCAACATCCTCGCCGATGTGGTCTACGCCTACCTCGATCCGCGCACGCGCCAGATGGAGTCCTGA
- a CDS encoding ABC transporter permease — translation MTVPTTAASTAPDGSAVVSGMPETATLRTPPAGEPPRKTFWSQLGQAFAMFRNPKSVAGLIILGVFVLIAILAPWIAPYGPTQKDRTALRQPPSWEHWLGTTHMGEDVLSQIIFGTRGVIVVGFLAAFIATIIAITIGVIAGYVRGWKSESLSALTNVFLVIPGIPLIIIIASQFENPPLIVIAAVLGITGWAWGARVLRAQTMSLRNRDFIQAARANGEPLRRIITVEMLPNLMALIASSFVGTVTAAILGLTTLAFIGVIPVSNLNWGTILFWAQQNGAFPRLWWWYVPAGLCIAIIGVALSLINFGIDEYVNPRLRSAGERARAMKKKGLNVNDAVTVVRSVPLPKKTPDPVASTASDSSTTSTQNTK, via the coding sequence ATGACTGTTCCCACCACCGCAGCGAGCACCGCTCCCGACGGATCGGCCGTCGTCTCCGGCATGCCCGAGACCGCGACCCTGCGCACGCCGCCGGCCGGCGAGCCGCCGCGCAAGACCTTCTGGTCGCAGCTCGGCCAGGCGTTCGCGATGTTCCGCAACCCCAAGTCGGTCGCGGGCCTCATCATCCTCGGCGTGTTCGTGCTCATCGCGATCCTCGCACCGTGGATCGCCCCGTACGGACCGACCCAGAAGGACCGCACGGCGCTCCGGCAGCCGCCCTCCTGGGAGCACTGGCTGGGCACGACGCACATGGGCGAAGACGTCCTGAGCCAGATCATCTTCGGCACCCGCGGCGTGATCGTGGTCGGCTTCCTCGCCGCCTTCATCGCCACGATCATCGCGATCACGATCGGCGTGATCGCCGGCTACGTACGCGGCTGGAAGAGCGAGTCGCTGTCGGCGCTGACGAACGTGTTCCTGGTGATCCCCGGCATCCCGCTGATCATCATCATCGCCTCGCAGTTCGAGAACCCGCCGCTCATCGTGATCGCGGCGGTGCTCGGGATCACCGGCTGGGCGTGGGGTGCGCGTGTGCTGCGCGCCCAGACCATGTCGCTGCGCAACCGCGACTTCATCCAGGCCGCGCGCGCCAACGGCGAGCCGCTGCGTCGCATCATCACCGTCGAGATGCTGCCGAACCTCATGGCGCTCATCGCGTCGAGCTTCGTCGGCACCGTGACCGCCGCCATCCTCGGACTCACCACGCTGGCGTTCATCGGCGTGATCCCGGTGAGCAACCTGAACTGGGGCACCATCCTGTTCTGGGCGCAGCAGAACGGCGCGTTCCCGCGTCTGTGGTGGTGGTACGTCCCCGCTGGCCTCTGCATCGCGATCATCGGCGTCGCCCTCTCGCTCATCAACTTCGGCATCGACGAGTACGTCAACCCGCGCCTGCGCTCGGCCGGGGAGCGGGCCAGGGCGATGAAGAAGAAGGGGCTGAACGTGAACGACGCCGTCACGGTCGTCCGCAGCGTGCCGCTGCCGAAGAAGACCCCCGATCCCGTAGCCTCGACGGCTTCCGACTCCTCGACGACCTCGACCCAGAACACGAAGTGA